The following coding sequences are from one Lipingzhangella halophila window:
- a CDS encoding styrene monooxygenase/indole monooxygenase family protein — translation MRKVLIVGAGQSGLNLAHGLLDHGYDVTVITSQTSEEIRNGRPAITQLTYPTVLEYERALHLDFWASQAPQVGRAKLHIHPVSGPASHKIAGNFANGGYAVSVDRRVKMADWLEYFEDRGGKVVIHGVTLSDLDYFSRMFDLVIVAVGFGELGALFEPDPDRFSGARPRELAQATVYNVADDPGEPESIGWIGTSAEVGNVCLFPVLTSHGPCHSLFVANKRDGAKGNWSDQPGPAEQWRRMKDLLQRSMPEYYERVRDAELIDGKSTLIQELTPQIRKPVATLPSGGRVLGIADVVITSDPFAMQGWNNSTQCAKSYLESIVERGDRPFDDEFLKDMFERFWLYGHDAELWSEAVSSFWEVTPPAHFQEVHEAATVYPEVADRWIQGWDNPPSFRDWLYDPEGARKFLDEVKAIHNS, via the coding sequence ATGCGCAAGGTCCTTATAGTCGGTGCTGGCCAGTCGGGTCTCAATCTCGCCCACGGCCTGCTGGACCACGGGTACGACGTCACAGTCATCACCAGTCAGACCAGCGAGGAGATCCGTAACGGTCGTCCCGCCATCACGCAGCTCACCTATCCGACGGTGCTGGAATACGAACGCGCGCTGCACCTCGACTTCTGGGCTTCCCAGGCACCGCAGGTCGGAAGGGCCAAGCTCCACATTCACCCGGTCAGTGGGCCCGCGTCCCACAAGATCGCGGGCAACTTCGCGAATGGCGGGTACGCGGTTTCGGTTGATCGCCGGGTCAAGATGGCCGACTGGCTGGAGTACTTCGAGGACCGCGGCGGCAAGGTCGTCATCCACGGTGTCACCCTCAGCGATCTTGACTATTTCTCCCGAATGTTCGATCTGGTGATCGTGGCCGTAGGGTTCGGTGAGCTGGGCGCGCTGTTCGAGCCCGACCCGGATCGTTTCAGTGGTGCGCGTCCCCGGGAACTCGCGCAGGCGACCGTCTACAACGTTGCGGACGACCCGGGCGAGCCGGAGTCGATCGGCTGGATCGGGACGTCGGCCGAGGTGGGCAACGTCTGTCTCTTCCCGGTCCTGACTTCGCACGGGCCCTGCCACTCGTTGTTCGTGGCCAATAAGCGCGACGGCGCGAAGGGAAACTGGTCGGACCAGCCAGGCCCCGCGGAGCAGTGGCGCCGGATGAAGGACCTGCTGCAGCGAAGCATGCCGGAGTACTATGAGCGGGTCCGGGACGCTGAGCTGATCGACGGCAAGAGCACTCTGATCCAGGAACTCACGCCGCAGATTCGCAAGCCGGTCGCGACGCTTCCGTCGGGCGGGCGTGTCCTGGGGATCGCCGATGTCGTCATCACGTCGGACCCCTTCGCCATGCAGGGCTGGAACAACTCCACCCAATGCGCGAAGAGTTACCTGGAGAGCATCGTGGAACGTGGCGATCGGCCCTTTGACGATGAGTTCCTCAAGGACATGTTCGAGAGGTTCTGGCTCTACGGGCACGACGCCGAGCTCTGGTCCGAAGCTGTCTCTTCGTTCTGGGAGGTCACGCCGCCCGCGCACTTCCAAGAGGTTCATGAGGCCGCGACGGTGTATCCGGAGGTCGCCGACCGCTGGATCCAGGGGTGGGACAACCCACCGAGCTTCCGTGATTGGCTCTACGACCCCGAGGGCGCGCGGAAGTTCCTTGACGAGGTTAAGGCTATCCATAACTCGTAA